The following proteins are encoded in a genomic region of Mycteria americana isolate JAX WOST 10 ecotype Jacksonville Zoo and Gardens chromosome 14, USCA_MyAme_1.0, whole genome shotgun sequence:
- the MTG2 gene encoding mitochondrial ribosome-associated GTPase 2: MAAAVSAVLLPRWAVLGGRAVPAAASAMLPRCWAVLGGRPLWRPAPLLLRPVPLPAGGRQPTFSTTCARCSKNRRLRQKRVLSERKLTRYFVDHRKVRVVGGQGGGGGHSFYSEPRKIFGGPDGGNGGDGGHVILKADQQVKSLSSVLPFYQGFHGEKGGSKNCYGANGAYMYVKVPVGTLVKEDGKVVADLTQHGEEYVAAYGGAGGKGNRFFLSNENRAPILFTPGEPGQERVLHLELKTTAHAGLVGFPNAGKSSLLRAISRAKPAVAAYPFTTLNPHVGIVHYQDYEQVAVADIPGLIKGAHQNRGLGMAFLRHIERCRFLLYVVDLSVSQPWIQLQDLKYELEQYKKGLSERPCVVIGNKIDLAQSRINLPLLKEQIDDRVIALSALTGDNLEELFLHLRELYDNYVKTEQSRGQSPVKW; the protein is encoded by the exons ATGGCGGCGGCtgtcagtgctgtgctgctgccgcGCTGGGCCGTGCTGGGCGGCCGGGCTGTCCCGGCGGCTGCCAGCGCCATGCTGCCGCGGTGCTGGGCCGTGCTGGGCGGCCGGCCCCTGTGGAGGCCGGCCCCCCTTCTCCTCaggccggtgccgctgccggcggggggcCGGCAGCCGACTTTCTCCACAACCTGCGCGAGGTGCTCAAAGAACAGGCGGCTGAGGCAAAAAAGAGTCCTTTCGGAAAGGAAACTG ACACGCTATTTCGTGGATCACCGGAAAGTGCGTGTGGTtggaggacaaggaggaggaggaggtcattCTTTTTATAGTGAACCCAGAAAAATATTTGGAGGTCCTGATGGTGGAAATGGAGGTGATGGGGGTCATGTCATTTTGAAAG CTGACCAGCAAGTGAAGTCACTTTCTTCAGTCCTCCCTTTCTATCAGGGTTTTcatggagagaaaggaggaagcaaaaaCTGTTACGGAGCTAATGGTGCATACATGTATGTTAAA GTCCCTGTAGGTACATTGGTTAAGGAGGATGGGAAAGTTGTGGCTGACCTCACTCAACATGGTGAAGAATATGTTGCAGCTtatggaggagctggagggaaaGGTAATCggttttttctttccaatgaaaACCGAGCTCCAATATTATTTACTCCAGGAGAGCCAGGACAGGAGAGGGTTCTCCATCTGGAACTCAAGACAACAGCTCATGCAGGACTG GTGGGCTTTCCCAATGCTGGCAAATCATCGCTTTTGAGAGCAATCTCCAGGGCAAAGCCAGCAGTGGCTGCCTACCCATTCACAACCCTAAATCCCCATGTCGGAATTGTCCACTATCAAGACTACGAACAAGTAGCAG TTGCTGACATTCCTGGCCTAATAAAAGGTGCTCATCAAAACAGGGGCCTCGGGATGGCCTTCCTAAGGCATATTGAACGCTGCCGCTTTCTCTTGTATGTGGTGGATCTCTCAGTGTCTCAGCCATGGATTCAGCTGCAAGACTTAAAATATGAACTGGAACAATATAAAAAAGGATTGTCTGAGAGGCCTTGTGTTGTCATTGGGAATAAGATTGACCTTGCTCAGTCCAGGATCAATCTGCCACTCCTTAAAGAACAGATAGATGACCGGGTCATTGCGTTGTCTGCATTGACAGGAGACAATCTAGAGGAACTGTTCTTGCATTTGAGAGAACTGTATGACAATTATGTGAAGACAGAACAATCACGAGGGCAAAGCCCGGTCAAGTGGTAG